From a single Columba livia isolate bColLiv1 breed racing homer chromosome 15, bColLiv1.pat.W.v2, whole genome shotgun sequence genomic region:
- the KDM8 gene encoding bifunctional peptidase and arginyl-hydroxylase JMJD5 isoform X1 — MAAPGAAGGPAADAALWAEVRALLPGCEEGLTLALSGEVEDCVLPLLRRARGLLYSAGRPRGEAAEALRRLGDVLRDYSWEKLNAGPWREVSKAWRQVYAYGCLFGALAEVAAGRPLPRAVRLCDLGLLMGAAVLDNALARLVRVLQPHLPRAERREAAAGSAESARADPAPGPVELPHLRCPSLEHFRDNYLIPQKPVVLEGIIDHWPCMKKWSVDYFCQVAGCRTVPVELGARYTDEEWSQKLMTVGDFIDRYIVNKNSLGYLAQHQLFDQIPELKEDIGIPDYCCLGEGEEDDITINAWFGPEGTISPLHQDPQQNFLAQVFGRKYIRLYSPQDSENLYPHESQILHNTSQVDVEDPDLDKFPNFRKAAFQSCILMPGQVLFIPVKYWHYVRSLDISFSVSFWWS, encoded by the exons ATGGCGGCGCCCGGCGCGGCGGGAGGACCGGCCGCAGACGCCGCGCTCTGGGCAGAGGTGCGGGCGCTGCTGCCCGGCTGCGAGGAGGGGCTGACCTTGGCGCTGAGCGGCGAGGTGGAGGACTGCGTGCTGCCGCTGCTGCGGCGGGCCCGCGGGCTGCTCTACAGCGCGGGCCGGCCCCGCGGGGAGGCGGCGGAGGCGCTGCGGCGCCTGGGCGACGTCCTGCGCGACTACTCGTGGGAGAAGCTGAACGCGGGCCCGTGGCGGGAGGTCAGCAAGGCCTGGCGGCAGGTGTACGCCTACGGCTGCCTGTTCGGGGCGCTGGCCGAGGTGGCCGCGGGCCGCCCGCTGCCGCGCGCCGTGCGCCTGTGCGACCTGGGGCTGCTGATGGGCGCGGCCGTGCTGGACAACGCGCTCGCGCGCCTGGTGCGCGTGCTGCAGCCGCACCTGCCCCGCGCGGAGCGGCGCGAGGCGGCCGCGGGCAGCGCTGAG AGCGCCCGGGCTGACCCCGCACCAGGCCCAGTTGAGCTTCCACACCTTCGCTGCCCGTCGCTGGAGCATTTCAGAGACAACTATCTAATTCCACAGAAACCTGTGGTCTTGGAGGGGATTATTGACCACTGGCCGTGTATGAAGAAGTGGAG tgtgGACTATTTTTGTCAAGTCGCAGGGTGCCGCACAGTTCCGGTGGAATTGGGTGCCCGATACACAGATGAGGAGTGGTCTCAGAAGCTCATGACTGTTGGTGACTTCATCGACCGCTATATCGTGAACAAG AACAGTCTAGGATACCTCGCCCAGCACCAGCTTTTTGATCAG ATCCCAGAGCTGAAAGAGGACATCGGTATCCCTGACTACTGCTGcctgggggaaggggaagaagacGACATCACCATCAATGCTTGGTTTGGTCCAGAGGGCACGATCTCGCCTCTTCATCAGGATCCCCAGCAGAATTTTTTAGCCCAG GTATTTGGAAGAAAGTATATCCGTCTGTATTCACCACAAGATTCAGAAAACCTGTATCCACATGAAAGCCAAATTCTTCACAACACCAGTCAG GTTGATGTGGAAGATCCTGACTTAGATAAGTTTCCCAATTTCAGAAAGGCTGCATTTCAATCCTGTATTCTGATGCCTGGACAGGTTCTGTTTATTCCAGTTAAATACTGGCACTATGTACGATCACTTGATATCAGCTTCTCTGTCAGTTTCTGGTGGTCATAg
- the KDM8 gene encoding bifunctional peptidase and arginyl-hydroxylase JMJD5 isoform X3, translating to MAAPGAAGGPAADAALWAEVRALLPGCEEGLTLALSGEVEDCVLPLLRRARGLLYSAGRPRGEAAEALRRLGDVLRDYSWEKLNAGPWREVSKAWRQVYAYGCLFGALAEVAAGRPLPRAVRLCDLGLLMGAAVLDNALARLVRVLQPHLPRAERREAAAGSAESARADPAPGPVELPHLRCPSLEHFRDNYLIPQKPVVLEGIIDHWPCMKKWSVDYFCQVAGCRTVPVELGARYTDEEWSQKLMTVGDFIDRYIVNKNSLGYLAQHQLFDQHRVSEARELPCFLPPLHPAESTARTESARTFPAVQLLLSCLGWPSRSFVLC from the exons ATGGCGGCGCCCGGCGCGGCGGGAGGACCGGCCGCAGACGCCGCGCTCTGGGCAGAGGTGCGGGCGCTGCTGCCCGGCTGCGAGGAGGGGCTGACCTTGGCGCTGAGCGGCGAGGTGGAGGACTGCGTGCTGCCGCTGCTGCGGCGGGCCCGCGGGCTGCTCTACAGCGCGGGCCGGCCCCGCGGGGAGGCGGCGGAGGCGCTGCGGCGCCTGGGCGACGTCCTGCGCGACTACTCGTGGGAGAAGCTGAACGCGGGCCCGTGGCGGGAGGTCAGCAAGGCCTGGCGGCAGGTGTACGCCTACGGCTGCCTGTTCGGGGCGCTGGCCGAGGTGGCCGCGGGCCGCCCGCTGCCGCGCGCCGTGCGCCTGTGCGACCTGGGGCTGCTGATGGGCGCGGCCGTGCTGGACAACGCGCTCGCGCGCCTGGTGCGCGTGCTGCAGCCGCACCTGCCCCGCGCGGAGCGGCGCGAGGCGGCCGCGGGCAGCGCTGAG AGCGCCCGGGCTGACCCCGCACCAGGCCCAGTTGAGCTTCCACACCTTCGCTGCCCGTCGCTGGAGCATTTCAGAGACAACTATCTAATTCCACAGAAACCTGTGGTCTTGGAGGGGATTATTGACCACTGGCCGTGTATGAAGAAGTGGAG tgtgGACTATTTTTGTCAAGTCGCAGGGTGCCGCACAGTTCCGGTGGAATTGGGTGCCCGATACACAGATGAGGAGTGGTCTCAGAAGCTCATGACTGTTGGTGACTTCATCGACCGCTATATCGTGAACAAG AACAGTCTAGGATACCTCGCCCAGCACCAGCTTTTTGATCAG CACAGGGTCTCTGAAGCAAGAGAACTCCCTTGCTTTCTCCCACCTCTCCATCCAGCAGAATCTACTGCTAGGACAGAAAGTGCAAGAACATTTCCTGCAGTTCAGCTACTTCTCTCCTGCCTTGGCTGGCCAAGCAGGTCATTTGTTTTGTGTTAA
- the KDM8 gene encoding bifunctional peptidase and arginyl-hydroxylase JMJD5 isoform X2, with amino-acid sequence MAAPGAAGGPAADAALWAEVRALLPGCEEGLTLALSGEVEDCVLPLLRRARGLLYSAGRPRGEAAEALRRLGDVLRDYSWEKLNAGPWREVSKAWRQVYAYGCLFGALAEVAAGRPLPRAVRLCDLGLLMGAAVLDNALARLVRVLQPHLPRAERREAAAGSAEKPVVLEGIIDHWPCMKKWSVDYFCQVAGCRTVPVELGARYTDEEWSQKLMTVGDFIDRYIVNKNSLGYLAQHQLFDQIPELKEDIGIPDYCCLGEGEEDDITINAWFGPEGTISPLHQDPQQNFLAQVFGRKYIRLYSPQDSENLYPHESQILHNTSQVDVEDPDLDKFPNFRKAAFQSCILMPGQVLFIPVKYWHYVRSLDISFSVSFWWS; translated from the exons ATGGCGGCGCCCGGCGCGGCGGGAGGACCGGCCGCAGACGCCGCGCTCTGGGCAGAGGTGCGGGCGCTGCTGCCCGGCTGCGAGGAGGGGCTGACCTTGGCGCTGAGCGGCGAGGTGGAGGACTGCGTGCTGCCGCTGCTGCGGCGGGCCCGCGGGCTGCTCTACAGCGCGGGCCGGCCCCGCGGGGAGGCGGCGGAGGCGCTGCGGCGCCTGGGCGACGTCCTGCGCGACTACTCGTGGGAGAAGCTGAACGCGGGCCCGTGGCGGGAGGTCAGCAAGGCCTGGCGGCAGGTGTACGCCTACGGCTGCCTGTTCGGGGCGCTGGCCGAGGTGGCCGCGGGCCGCCCGCTGCCGCGCGCCGTGCGCCTGTGCGACCTGGGGCTGCTGATGGGCGCGGCCGTGCTGGACAACGCGCTCGCGCGCCTGGTGCGCGTGCTGCAGCCGCACCTGCCCCGCGCGGAGCGGCGCGAGGCGGCCGCGGGCAGCGCTGAG AAACCTGTGGTCTTGGAGGGGATTATTGACCACTGGCCGTGTATGAAGAAGTGGAG tgtgGACTATTTTTGTCAAGTCGCAGGGTGCCGCACAGTTCCGGTGGAATTGGGTGCCCGATACACAGATGAGGAGTGGTCTCAGAAGCTCATGACTGTTGGTGACTTCATCGACCGCTATATCGTGAACAAG AACAGTCTAGGATACCTCGCCCAGCACCAGCTTTTTGATCAG ATCCCAGAGCTGAAAGAGGACATCGGTATCCCTGACTACTGCTGcctgggggaaggggaagaagacGACATCACCATCAATGCTTGGTTTGGTCCAGAGGGCACGATCTCGCCTCTTCATCAGGATCCCCAGCAGAATTTTTTAGCCCAG GTATTTGGAAGAAAGTATATCCGTCTGTATTCACCACAAGATTCAGAAAACCTGTATCCACATGAAAGCCAAATTCTTCACAACACCAGTCAG GTTGATGTGGAAGATCCTGACTTAGATAAGTTTCCCAATTTCAGAAAGGCTGCATTTCAATCCTGTATTCTGATGCCTGGACAGGTTCTGTTTATTCCAGTTAAATACTGGCACTATGTACGATCACTTGATATCAGCTTCTCTGTCAGTTTCTGGTGGTCATAg